The Leptospira perdikensis genome includes the window AAAGATGGAATTGATTTAAAAGATGTATTCTCAGCAAATTTTTCTGTGGGTGAAGCAGTTAACGCAGGAAGTAATCCGCAAGTAACAGGAATATTTGTATCTGCTGGTACTGTTGCTGCTTGTAATGCTGGCACAGCAGCGCGAGTTAACATTCTAAGTTCTGACTATATCAACGTTTGTATGGGCAGTCCGACGATTAACGAAATTGAAGTGATCTTTGACCGGCCGATGGATCAAAGTTCTGTTTTATCGGCAATTCAAATTACGCCGAATATTTCTGCAAATTTTGTTTGGTCATCCTCAACGTCATTAAGAATAATTCCTGATAGACCATTGAATGGGAATATAAGGTACTCTGTTTCCATTTCTGCATCTGCTTCGGATTCTCTGAACAACCGCCTTCTTTCACCTGTTTTCAAGAGTTTTTTGGTCGGATCGGAAAATCTTGTACCAACGGTTACAAGTATGACCATTACAAATGGCACTTTAGCAGATTGTTTAGCAGGTATAGGAACCATTACAAATATACTAGTAACCTCCGTCACAAATGGTTGTTTAGGAAATCCAATCAATAATCCAATTGTCATTGATTTTGATAGACCCATGAATCGTTCGATTACAGAGTCATCAGTTTCCATTTCACCTTCCTTAACAGGAACATTCCTTTGGTCAGTCGGTGATACTAGACTTACTTTTACTCCTGATGCAAAATTTTCCTACGGAATTCGATATACGATTACTATTACTAAAAATGCTATATCGGCTAACGAAATTAATGTAAGTCAAAATGTTTCTTATAGTTTTATAGCAGGTGGAGCGATTGGCGATGCACCAGTGGTTCAATCAGTAGGTGTAGTTTCGCAAGGCTGTTCCAATTCTTTTCCAGGAACAGGCTCTGCAACTGGTGGAAACTGGTTGTTGCCTCAATGTTTTTGGGACAATAGTTTGCCTATACTCGGCCCAACTTCCTATTATTTTAGATCCGGGGATACTGGATCCGGTCTATCTTCCTGTGCAGATGTTAATACCGATAATTTCAAAATAATTTTTTCGAAATACATGGATATGAATACTACTTTAAATGCCATTAGGCTACGTCGAATGTCTCCACCTTCTACAATTGTGCAATTATCTTCTTGGGTGTGGAGAGATTGCCAAGCCACATTTCCTTTCGGATGTCGTGTTTTAGAGTTAGCTTTTGCAGAGCAAGAAGCATCTTGTAACGGACCAGTATTTGGAAATGCTTCAACGTCTGGCGATTTTAACTTGTTAAGATCAGATGATACTCCGTCTGGTTTTCCTTTTTATATGATTACAGTGGATACTTCCGCTAAAGATACTATGGGTGCATCCCTACAATCTACTTTTAATTTTACAATGGAGGCCAAATGAGGTTGTTACTAACAATCGCCGGACTTTATGCATTTGTTTTCTGCAAATCTCCTCGTGATAATCTAAATTATGCAATCAATCCGATACAAGGAAATAAAAAAATTCTATTAGGTGATTTCAAACAGAAAACAAACGTTCAATCAATGAATTTAGGAAAATTAGCAAAAGACTTTACTGTGATTGAATTGATGAAAGAAGGATACCGCGTAGACGTT containing:
- a CDS encoding Ig-like domain-containing protein, which produces MKFIIYNLLLLAAFSYCNPNGKSLDSLLTFVDDDGSPKIVYASPTMGEKNLERNVSVSVLFSKSMNINTCVQSFSMTPNTLGFFDLSDLSLKFTPSSLLPYGSYTYTITKNCESKDGIDLKDVFSANFSVGEAVNAGSNPQVTGIFVSAGTVAACNAGTAARVNILSSDYINVCMGSPTINEIEVIFDRPMDQSSVLSAIQITPNISANFVWSSSTSLRIIPDRPLNGNIRYSVSISASASDSLNNRLLSPVFKSFLVGSENLVPTVTSMTITNGTLADCLAGIGTITNILVTSVTNGCLGNPINNPIVIDFDRPMNRSITESSVSISPSLTGTFLWSVGDTRLTFTPDAKFSYGIRYTITITKNAISANEINVSQNVSYSFIAGGAIGDAPVVQSVGVVSQGCSNSFPGTGSATGGNWLLPQCFWDNSLPILGPTSYYFRSGDTGSGLSSCADVNTDNFKIIFSKYMDMNTTLNAIRLRRMSPPSTIVQLSSWVWRDCQATFPFGCRVLELAFAEQEASCNGPVFGNASTSGDFNLLRSDDTPSGFPFYMITVDTSAKDTMGASLQSTFNFTMEAK